In Candidatus Brocadia sp., the following proteins share a genomic window:
- the tmk gene encoding dTMP kinase produces MQGKLIVITGIDGSGKTVQSKLLCERLQKEGYPTVTTDFPQYGKTFFADMVTKYLKGEFGNADSVSPYLASLLYAGDRWECKEQINIWLREGKIIISNRYVCDNMAHQGGKINSSAEKEKFFQWLDTLEHQVFAVPRSNLNILLYVPAEIAYHLIEKKEQRAYLAGEKKDIHEEDINHLRYAQQTFLEIAKGKKDWITIDCIENGKLLSEQSIADKVWRVVKNILQKQ; encoded by the coding sequence ATGCAGGGAAAGCTCATTGTTATTACGGGAATCGATGGCAGCGGTAAGACGGTGCAGTCAAAGCTCCTGTGCGAACGATTACAGAAAGAAGGATACCCAACCGTTACTACGGACTTCCCTCAATATGGCAAAACTTTCTTTGCTGATATGGTCACAAAATATCTTAAAGGTGAGTTTGGCAATGCAGACTCCGTGAGCCCATACTTAGCATCGCTTCTTTACGCAGGGGATCGCTGGGAGTGCAAGGAACAGATAAACATCTGGCTCAGAGAGGGCAAGATTATTATATCAAATCGTTATGTGTGTGATAATATGGCCCACCAGGGTGGTAAAATTAATAGCTCTGCAGAGAAAGAAAAATTTTTTCAGTGGTTGGATACATTGGAACATCAGGTATTTGCTGTCCCTCGATCGAATCTCAATATTTTACTATACGTACCGGCAGAAATCGCCTATCATCTCATTGAAAAAAAGGAACAACGCGCTTATCTGGCAGGGGAAAAAAAGGATATCCACGAAGAGGATATTAACCATTTACGATATGCACAACAAACCTTCCTGGAAATTGCCAAGGGAAAGAAGGACTGGATAACTATTGATTGCATAGAGAATGGCAAGTTATTATCTGAACAGTCAATTGCAGATAAAGTATGGCGAGTAGTTAAAAATATATTACAAAAACAGTAA
- the arcC gene encoding carbamate kinase: MKKTKVVVIALGGNALIREGQQGTIAEQFENVQKSLDGIIYCLKQGFEVVITHGNGPQVGNLLLMVEASRNQVPELSLGVCVADTEGAIGYMIQQSLTNRLRKEGIGRCVVTVLTQVIVDKLDKAFSNPTKPIGPFFTKEEAENFRREKGWHIGEDSHRGYRRVVPSPNPLKIVEERAIKTLLEAGEIVIAAGGGGIPVILKEDGDLEGVDVVIDKDLASSVLARDMKADCLMMLTGVEHVFLNFKQSNEQALSRLTVNEAQRYFQEGHFPPGSMGPKIQVAMNFLTWGGELAIITSIDKVKDALDGRTGTKIIKNSI, encoded by the coding sequence ATGAAGAAAACCAAAGTTGTCGTCATTGCCTTAGGAGGAAATGCCCTTATCAGGGAGGGACAACAGGGCACGATTGCAGAGCAATTTGAGAATGTCCAGAAGAGTCTGGATGGCATTATCTATTGCTTAAAGCAGGGCTTTGAGGTAGTCATTACCCATGGAAATGGACCCCAGGTAGGTAATCTGTTACTCATGGTAGAGGCCAGCCGGAATCAGGTACCAGAACTTTCCCTGGGTGTTTGTGTAGCCGACACCGAAGGTGCAATAGGGTACATGATCCAGCAGTCCCTAACCAATCGTTTACGAAAAGAGGGGATCGGCAGATGCGTTGTTACCGTTTTGACGCAGGTCATTGTTGATAAACTTGACAAGGCATTTTCAAATCCCACCAAGCCCATTGGACCCTTTTTTACGAAAGAAGAAGCAGAGAACTTTCGCCGGGAGAAAGGCTGGCATATTGGAGAAGACAGCCACAGGGGATACCGTCGGGTAGTTCCTTCGCCCAACCCACTGAAAATTGTGGAAGAAAGGGCTATAAAAACCCTGTTAGAGGCTGGCGAAATTGTCATAGCCGCTGGTGGAGGTGGTATCCCTGTTATTCTGAAAGAAGACGGAGATTTAGAGGGAGTTGACGTTGTTATTGATAAAGACCTTGCCTCCAGTGTCCTGGCACGGGATATGAAAGCTGATTGTCTCATGATGCTTACCGGAGTAGAACACGTCTTTTTAAACTTCAAGCAATCGAATGAGCAGGCATTAAGCAGGTTGACAGTAAATGAAGCCCAAAGATATTTCCAGGAGGGCCATTTCCCTCCGGGAAGTATGGGACCGAAGATTCAGGTGGCCATGAATTTTTTAACCTGGGGCGGTGAGCTGGCAATCATCACTTCCATTGACAAGGTCAAAGATGCCCTTGATGGCCGTACTGGTACAAAAATTATAAAAAATTCAATTTGA
- a CDS encoding nucleotidyltransferase domain-containing protein yields MIIRCAKKYNVAYVILFGSSTRKDRGSNDIDIGVKGIKPELFFNFYAELFKNLSKPVDLVDLSKKSLLVELVEETGVKIYG; encoded by the coding sequence ATAATCATACGGTGTGCAAAAAAATATAATGTTGCTTATGTTATTTTGTTTGGTTCTTCTACACGAAAAGACAGGGGATCTAATGATATAGACATCGGAGTAAAGGGAATAAAACCAGAGTTGTTTTTTAATTTCTATGCGGAGTTATTCAAAAATTTATCGAAACCTGTCGATCTTGTTGATCTGTCTAAGAAATCATTACTTGTTGAGCTCGTGGAAGAAACAGGCGTAAAGATATATGGATAA
- a CDS encoding glycine C-acetyltransferase yields MDKLHFITEELGKLRETGLLVHIRTIEGPQGSWITVDGKKVFNLCSNNYLGFANNPQLKSAAQEAIETYGVGPAAVRTIAGTTTLHKELERKLALFKGAESTVSFQSGFCANLAVIPAIVGEGDVVFSDELNHASIIDGCRLSKARIVRYKHCNPKDLELKISGEKNMMRKLIITDGVFSMEGDIAPLPEIVDVAENFGAITMVDDAHGEGVLGRGGRGIVDHFNLHDKVDIEVGTMSKAFGVVGGYIAGSKRLTDFLAQKGRPFLFSSAVTAPDVAACIAAVDTLTNSDSLVRQLWQNTAFFHEKMGQMGFNLGNTKTPITPVLIGDAKIAKDFSQRLFEDGIFAQAIGYPTVPIGKARIRVMLSATHSREDLTWAIECFEKIGKSLGILP; encoded by the coding sequence ATGGACAAACTTCATTTTATTACCGAAGAACTCGGCAAGTTAAGAGAAACGGGATTATTGGTTCACATTCGCACGATTGAGGGGCCTCAGGGATCATGGATTACTGTTGACGGAAAAAAAGTATTTAATCTCTGTTCAAATAACTACCTGGGTTTTGCTAATAATCCTCAGTTAAAATCAGCCGCACAAGAGGCCATCGAAACTTATGGTGTAGGACCCGCAGCGGTAAGGACCATTGCCGGGACAACAACACTCCACAAAGAACTCGAAAGAAAACTTGCGCTCTTTAAGGGGGCCGAAAGCACCGTATCCTTTCAATCCGGATTCTGTGCAAACCTGGCGGTTATCCCTGCAATCGTTGGGGAAGGTGACGTTGTCTTTTCTGATGAACTCAACCACGCAAGTATCATTGACGGATGTCGCCTTTCCAAGGCCAGGATTGTTCGATATAAGCACTGCAATCCCAAAGACCTTGAATTAAAAATATCTGGCGAAAAGAATATGATGCGCAAGCTTATTATTACTGACGGTGTTTTCAGTATGGAGGGAGATATTGCGCCATTACCGGAAATCGTGGATGTTGCTGAAAATTTCGGAGCCATTACTATGGTGGACGATGCACACGGTGAAGGGGTATTGGGAAGAGGTGGCAGAGGCATAGTCGATCACTTCAATCTCCATGATAAGGTTGATATCGAGGTGGGCACAATGTCAAAGGCATTCGGTGTGGTGGGAGGATACATTGCAGGAAGCAAAAGATTGACGGATTTTCTGGCACAAAAGGGCCGTCCCTTCCTTTTTTCAAGCGCCGTCACTGCACCCGACGTGGCAGCATGCATTGCGGCAGTAGATACTTTGACCAATTCAGACTCACTGGTCAGGCAACTCTGGCAAAATACCGCTTTTTTCCATGAAAAAATGGGGCAAATGGGGTTTAACCTCGGGAATACGAAAACACCTATTACCCCTGTTTTAATAGGGGACGCTAAAATAGCAAAAGATTTTAGCCAAAGGTTATTTGAAGATGGCATCTTCGCCCAGGCTATTGGTTACCCTACAGTACCCATAGGCAAGGCGCGCATTCGCGTGATGCTTTCAGCCACACACAGCAGGGAAGATCTCACATGGGCGATAGAATGCTTTGAAAAGATTGGGAAATCACTGGGAATACTGCCATGA
- the tdh gene encoding L-threonine 3-dehydrogenase, whose protein sequence is MKAVVKTKRSRGMEFVDIPTPKIGSKDALIKVRIASICGTDVHIYDWTRWAQHRFAPPRIIGHEFVGNVTKVGEEVTQVRVGDRVSAESHLTCGYCYQCANGYSEVCRNFKLLGVDHDGTFAGFLVLPEHVLWKNDEKIPDEWATIQEPFGNAVDTVLADNISAKTVLILGAGPIGLFATGIARACGASLIIVSDPNNYRLAIGKKMGAHITVNPRKQDITQITLEATKNNGVDVVLEFSGNNQALNQGLKVITPGGRISILGIYERRVNIDLNKEVIFKKIRIYGITGRKVFSTWYKTSRFLSSGLVDPSPIITHQLPLKDYEKGMKLMKEGKCGKVVLNV, encoded by the coding sequence ATGAAGGCAGTTGTTAAAACGAAACGTTCAAGGGGTATGGAGTTTGTGGATATACCCACTCCGAAGATTGGATCAAAAGACGCGCTTATTAAGGTCAGGATTGCCTCGATCTGCGGTACGGATGTGCATATCTATGACTGGACGCGCTGGGCGCAGCACCGCTTTGCACCACCGCGCATTATAGGACACGAATTCGTGGGAAATGTTACAAAGGTTGGGGAGGAAGTGACGCAGGTAAGAGTTGGAGACCGGGTTTCAGCAGAAAGCCATCTTACCTGTGGGTATTGTTACCAATGTGCAAACGGATATTCGGAGGTCTGCAGAAATTTCAAATTGTTGGGCGTTGACCATGATGGTACCTTTGCCGGGTTCCTCGTCTTGCCTGAACACGTCTTGTGGAAAAATGATGAAAAAATTCCCGATGAATGGGCAACCATCCAGGAACCCTTTGGGAACGCCGTTGATACTGTCCTGGCTGATAATATCTCGGCAAAAACAGTCTTAATCCTCGGTGCGGGGCCGATCGGACTCTTTGCTACCGGTATTGCCAGGGCATGTGGCGCCTCATTGATCATCGTTTCTGACCCAAACAATTACCGGCTGGCTATCGGCAAAAAGATGGGGGCACATATTACGGTTAATCCCAGAAAACAGGATATTACCCAAATTACCCTTGAGGCAACAAAAAATAACGGGGTGGACGTTGTCCTTGAATTTTCTGGCAATAACCAGGCACTCAATCAAGGTCTGAAAGTCATTACCCCTGGGGGGAGAATCTCGATCTTGGGTATTTATGAAAGGCGCGTTAACATCGACCTGAACAAGGAAGTTATTTTCAAAAAAATCCGTATTTATGGAATAACGGGGCGGAAAGTATTTTCTACCTGGTACAAGACCTCGCGCTTCTTATCCTCAGGACTCGTTGATCCAAGCCCGATTATTACTCATCAGCTTCCCTTAAAGGACTATGAAAAGGGCATGAAACTCATGAAGGAAGGAAAGTGCGGGAAGGTTGTTTTAAATGTTTAA
- a CDS encoding DUF4388 domain-containing protein, with the protein MSDHIPLQQDVHLIDYLNVIRKRKWVVIIFFLTVVTTVIVGSFCATPIYKATTQLMIENNDSLLNEMADVSKVNMNSDVQNKSYYQTQYKLLVSRSLAKGVIDELELWKDCKLEDNRSAKEQDALPGNSSDQSEIRNDPRIIKWYLKNLEISPLRETHLVDISFQHPSPERAALIANTHARAFIERNNHIQQLASRQALEWFKEQLFAQKMKVGTSQKAAYEYKYKQLRSFTIDDESIFSIPEVEQNVVIRNLQGQLGKLKAEKSILVTRYGPKHHKIIEIDNSIGKLEQGIINEIQSIRKAIRAELNRIAAIEKINQQNRHVPQDNVKPQTEKAINYDMVRLEAESDKAIYDVLLTQAKEVNLTGNMERSNIRIVDEAEVPTSTAKPRILLNALLSVVVGLTFGVGLAFFLEYMDKTVRTPEDVTKHLRLPVLGAIPYDKSLNGGKTPVLPWNDAHHGGQKPVKEGYASYDISGSFVARLPLMQSGMHGHVYVVESTTKGEGKTTVLAKLAINLAKGGLRVVMVDADLYHPSLHQVFGTENGAKRGLLNAMEGVLSQNIMQGNLKNYSVDDLFSIIALKRLSGQLAIKNDILSMTALFENGRLFHIQSKDIPFNNRLGAMLLRGGFITDDQLKDALERNQRTGFPLGYILINAGYVNQEQLKGPLKLQMEEHLQKLFSWKHGTFTFEPGSLEIYEDKKIYFEEDYTPVARRLGHTSGSRLLKREVFSHVQQVNGSNISLLPVGAGHVNPESPIYFGLLSKFLYLLKQQCDVVLVDAPPMMEAMNTAMPLLEFADGAIFVIKSGHVPIDAIKRVTAGMQENKTKILGAVLNQAKTGGYYYA; encoded by the coding sequence ATGTCTGACCATATACCATTACAACAGGACGTGCATTTAATCGACTACCTCAATGTCATCAGAAAACGGAAATGGGTAGTTATCATTTTCTTTCTGACCGTAGTCACCACCGTTATCGTTGGATCATTCTGTGCCACGCCCATCTATAAGGCAACCACGCAGCTCATGATAGAAAATAATGATTCACTTCTGAATGAAATGGCAGACGTCTCAAAGGTGAATATGAATTCTGATGTTCAAAACAAGAGCTACTACCAGACACAATACAAATTACTGGTGAGCAGGAGCCTCGCAAAGGGTGTCATCGATGAATTAGAGCTCTGGAAGGACTGTAAATTAGAGGATAACAGAAGCGCAAAGGAGCAAGACGCATTGCCTGGCAATTCATCTGACCAATCGGAGATACGGAATGACCCGCGCATCATCAAGTGGTACCTGAAAAATCTGGAGATATCCCCTTTACGCGAGACCCACCTGGTTGATATCAGTTTTCAGCATCCGTCGCCGGAAAGGGCTGCGCTTATTGCCAATACCCATGCCCGTGCGTTTATCGAACGGAACAATCATATCCAGCAACTGGCGTCCCGGCAGGCGCTGGAGTGGTTCAAGGAACAACTTTTTGCACAAAAAATGAAGGTGGGGACTTCACAGAAGGCGGCATACGAATATAAATACAAACAGCTCCGGTCATTCACCATCGATGACGAAAGCATCTTTTCCATACCGGAAGTGGAGCAAAACGTCGTCATCCGGAATCTGCAGGGCCAATTGGGCAAGCTGAAGGCAGAAAAATCGATCCTGGTCACCAGGTATGGTCCCAAGCACCATAAAATCATTGAGATAGATAACAGCATTGGAAAGCTGGAACAGGGGATCATTAATGAGATACAATCGATACGGAAGGCAATCAGGGCGGAACTGAACCGGATCGCCGCGATTGAAAAGATCAACCAGCAAAATCGGCATGTACCCCAAGACAACGTGAAACCTCAAACCGAAAAGGCCATTAACTATGATATGGTGCGCCTGGAGGCCGAAAGCGATAAGGCAATTTATGATGTCCTGCTTACGCAGGCAAAAGAAGTCAACCTGACCGGTAACATGGAAAGGAGCAATATCCGCATTGTGGATGAGGCAGAAGTGCCCACTTCCACGGCCAAACCGCGCATCCTTTTAAATGCCCTCCTGTCTGTTGTGGTGGGACTGACCTTTGGTGTGGGACTCGCCTTTTTCCTGGAATATATGGATAAAACCGTACGAACGCCGGAGGATGTTACCAAACATCTGAGACTGCCGGTACTGGGTGCGATACCCTACGACAAGTCTTTAAACGGGGGCAAAACGCCTGTCCTTCCATGGAACGATGCCCACCACGGCGGGCAAAAACCAGTAAAAGAAGGATATGCATCATATGATATCTCAGGCAGCTTTGTCGCCAGATTACCCCTGATGCAATCAGGCATGCACGGACACGTGTATGTGGTGGAAAGCACAACCAAGGGAGAAGGGAAGACCACCGTCCTGGCGAAGCTGGCAATAAACCTGGCGAAAGGGGGATTACGCGTGGTCATGGTGGATGCCGACCTGTACCATCCTTCACTCCATCAGGTGTTTGGAACAGAGAACGGCGCGAAACGTGGATTGCTCAATGCCATGGAAGGGGTGCTGTCACAGAATATCATGCAGGGCAATTTAAAAAATTACAGTGTGGATGACCTCTTTTCCATCATTGCCCTGAAAAGACTCAGTGGGCAACTCGCCATTAAAAATGATATCCTGAGTATGACTGCCCTCTTTGAAAATGGCCGTTTATTTCATATCCAGAGTAAGGACATTCCGTTTAATAACCGTCTGGGCGCCATGCTCCTCCGCGGGGGGTTTATTACTGATGACCAGTTAAAGGATGCCCTGGAACGCAACCAGCGCACAGGATTTCCGCTCGGATACATCCTTATCAATGCAGGGTACGTGAATCAGGAGCAGCTCAAAGGGCCATTAAAGCTGCAGATGGAGGAACACCTCCAGAAGCTCTTCAGTTGGAAACACGGCACCTTTACCTTTGAACCAGGGAGTTTAGAAATATACGAAGACAAAAAGATTTACTTTGAAGAGGATTACACACCGGTCGCCAGGCGTTTGGGGCATACATCGGGGAGTCGACTGTTGAAGCGTGAGGTGTTTTCTCACGTTCAGCAGGTGAATGGATCTAACATATCACTCTTGCCTGTTGGCGCTGGCCATGTAAACCCCGAAAGCCCCATATACTTTGGGCTTCTCTCAAAATTCCTGTATCTCCTGAAACAGCAATGCGATGTGGTGCTCGTGGACGCCCCGCCGATGATGGAGGCCATGAACACCGCGATGCCGTTACTGGAATTTGCAGATGGAGCAATCTTTGTGATCAAATCAGGGCACGTCCCTATCGATGCCATCAAGAGGGTTACTGCCGGCATGCAGGAAAACAAGACAAAAATCCTCGGCGCCGTCTTAAATCAGGCAAAGACAGGAGGATATTATTATGCATAG
- a CDS encoding polysaccharide biosynthesis protein: MNDHEQQDDSRFFPRGFYHNLMHPTHLKRFLFFLIFDSAIIVFSLYVSFSMRFEFIIPFEYKVLLLEALPAFLLIKLAAFLCFKIYKITWKYVGLSDLVNIAIAQTASVSVVLMLILIPMPSWFHPGIPGFFSFNMHLNGFPRSVFLIDGIVSFVLFCGLRFSKRLFFEIIHKRATIHSGKKTLIIGAGNTGDMIVRDMKRQGYWDYYPIGMLDNNKNKVGTCIHGVKVLGTTNQLKDVVSQYKVEAIIIAIPSLNHKILRKIYESAKQLKVNTIKIVPGIYDFHRPDINTKNLEDICIEDLLGRQKVQVDYQEIKGFLQNKVILITGAGGSIGAELVMQVCSFQPRQIVLFDIDETELHKVKLRLEKIFPKYFHGQPSHSRAQGNVVFITGDIRDEYVVNETFRKFKPQVVFHAAANKHVPMMEINAREAVQVNMFGTYRVAKAAAGHHVGKFILISTDKAVCPTSIMGATKRMAEYICTALNGCSNTGFISVRFGNVLGSRGSVLPIFLEQLKKGGPLTVTHKDVQRFFMTIPEAVSLVLQASIIGNGGDILVLDMGQPIRIVTLAEELIRIHGLEPYKEIDITFTGLRPGEKLFEEILTAEEGTTASRHKKIFIAKNSERYSKEDIEKMLMGFDKLLKVLPVTEDYEIIRDALKIYVKSLERRRQKRPPCGSEGIANVVVSQTDEVDSRFHKTQFDELLKVLPLLENHEKIIRDTIKNYIKSLEIRRQKVNFPAQPGIMPQPERGQSAPENLNS, from the coding sequence ATGAACGATCATGAGCAACAGGATGATTCACGATTTTTTCCCCGGGGTTTTTATCACAACCTGATGCATCCTACGCATCTCAAACGTTTTCTTTTTTTCCTGATCTTTGACTCTGCAATTATTGTGTTTTCACTCTATGTCTCTTTCTCCATGCGTTTCGAGTTTATCATCCCTTTTGAATACAAAGTCCTCTTGCTGGAAGCATTGCCGGCTTTTCTTCTGATAAAGCTGGCTGCATTTCTGTGCTTCAAAATTTATAAAATCACCTGGAAGTATGTGGGCCTCAGCGATCTTGTAAACATTGCCATTGCTCAGACGGCGTCGGTATCCGTGGTACTGATGCTTATTTTGATTCCCATGCCCTCATGGTTTCATCCGGGTATTCCGGGTTTCTTTTCTTTTAACATGCATCTCAATGGATTCCCAAGAAGCGTCTTTCTCATCGACGGGATTGTCTCCTTTGTTTTATTCTGCGGACTGAGGTTCTCGAAAAGACTATTTTTTGAAATTATTCACAAAAGAGCAACCATACATTCCGGCAAGAAAACACTCATTATTGGCGCCGGAAACACGGGAGACATGATCGTGCGGGACATGAAAAGGCAAGGGTATTGGGATTATTACCCCATAGGAATGCTGGATAACAACAAAAATAAGGTGGGGACATGTATCCACGGTGTAAAAGTACTCGGCACGACAAACCAATTAAAGGATGTTGTCTCTCAATATAAAGTCGAGGCAATCATTATAGCCATTCCGTCACTCAATCATAAAATCCTCAGGAAAATTTATGAATCGGCAAAACAGCTCAAGGTAAACACAATAAAGATTGTGCCGGGGATCTATGATTTCCACAGACCGGATATCAACACGAAGAATCTTGAAGATATATGCATTGAAGACCTTTTGGGACGGCAGAAAGTACAAGTAGATTACCAGGAGATAAAAGGCTTTTTACAGAACAAGGTAATCCTTATTACCGGGGCTGGAGGTTCTATCGGCGCCGAACTTGTTATGCAGGTGTGTTCATTCCAGCCCAGACAAATCGTTCTTTTCGATATCGATGAAACCGAACTCCATAAGGTAAAACTACGGCTGGAAAAGATATTCCCGAAGTATTTCCACGGTCAACCTTCACATTCGCGGGCACAGGGGAACGTTGTCTTTATCACAGGGGATATACGGGATGAATATGTCGTCAATGAGACGTTCAGGAAATTTAAACCCCAGGTGGTATTTCACGCCGCAGCCAATAAGCATGTGCCCATGATGGAGATAAATGCCCGGGAGGCGGTCCAGGTAAATATGTTTGGCACCTATCGGGTCGCAAAGGCAGCGGCAGGCCACCACGTCGGGAAATTTATTTTGATCTCCACGGATAAGGCTGTGTGCCCAACCAGTATTATGGGCGCTACAAAGCGCATGGCTGAATATATCTGTACGGCGCTGAACGGCTGTTCGAATACCGGCTTTATCTCTGTGAGGTTTGGCAACGTCCTGGGCAGCCGGGGAAGTGTGTTACCCATATTTCTGGAACAATTAAAGAAAGGCGGGCCGCTCACCGTGACCCATAAGGATGTGCAAAGATTTTTCATGACCATCCCGGAGGCGGTATCCCTCGTACTTCAGGCATCCATCATCGGCAATGGCGGGGATATCCTTGTGCTGGACATGGGGCAACCGATACGCATTGTAACCCTGGCTGAGGAGTTGATACGTATTCATGGGCTCGAACCATATAAAGAAATCGACATAACATTTACCGGCTTGAGGCCAGGAGAAAAGCTCTTTGAAGAAATTCTCACGGCAGAAGAAGGCACGACTGCAAGCAGGCATAAAAAAATATTTATCGCAAAAAACAGCGAACGATACTCAAAAGAGGATATCGAAAAAATGCTCATGGGTTTTGACAAATTGCTCAAGGTATTGCCGGTAACGGAAGATTATGAAATCATCCGGGACGCCCTGAAAATTTATGTAAAGAGCCTCGAAAGAAGGAGGCAAAAAAGACCGCCCTGCGGGTCTGAAGGCATTGCAAACGTGGTGGTATCACAAACCGATGAAGTGGATAGCCGTTTCCACAAAACGCAGTTTGATGAACTCCTGAAGGTACTGCCCCTATTGGAAAACCACGAAAAAATTATCCGTGATACCATAAAAAATTACATAAAAAGTCTTGAAATACGGAGGCAAAAGGTAAATTTCCCGGCACAGCCTGGAATAATGCCGCAGCCGGAGCGGGGCCAAAGCGCGCCTGAAAACCTCAACAGTTAA
- a CDS encoding GTPase: MANRKKVLIMGAAGRDFHNFNVCFRDNPEYEVIAFTAAQIPNIAGRKYLSSLAGKLYPFGIPIEPEQNLSSLIKLHSIDEVVFSYSDVSHEYVMHKASLVNASGAQFTLLGARQTMIKSKKPVIAVCAVRTGSGKSPASRRVCEILKGMGKKVVVIRHPMPYGDLSRQRLQRFAFYDDFLKHDCTIEEIEEYEPHIEQHTVVYAGVDYAAILAEAERETDVIVWDGGNNDTPFYVPDIHITVVDPHRPGHELIYYPGETNLLMADIVVISKEDTAKPENISLVKRHIKQSNPEAAIVDAALPINVEKPELIKGKRALVIEDGPTLTHGGMSFGAGVLAAKQYGAMEIVDPRPYAVGSIVETFGKYPQMGNLLPAMGYGHAQMEELRETIHRTPCDIVIIGTPIDLRKLIPIDKPTDRVRYNLQEISTPTLKELLETRLR, from the coding sequence ATGGCAAACAGAAAAAAAGTCCTTATTATGGGAGCGGCAGGTCGTGATTTCCATAATTTTAATGTCTGCTTCCGTGACAACCCCGAATACGAAGTAATTGCATTCACGGCGGCGCAGATACCGAATATCGCCGGAAGGAAATACCTATCTTCATTAGCTGGTAAACTGTATCCATTCGGAATTCCCATCGAACCAGAACAAAACCTTTCGTCTCTCATAAAATTACATTCGATTGATGAAGTAGTATTTTCCTATAGCGATGTATCACACGAATACGTCATGCACAAGGCAAGCCTTGTGAATGCTTCGGGCGCACAGTTTACCCTCCTTGGTGCAAGGCAAACCATGATTAAAAGCAAAAAACCAGTTATTGCTGTCTGTGCAGTAAGAACTGGCAGTGGCAAAAGTCCTGCCTCGCGAAGGGTCTGCGAGATTTTAAAAGGAATGGGGAAAAAGGTCGTTGTTATAAGACATCCGATGCCGTATGGTGACCTTTCCCGGCAGCGCCTGCAGCGGTTCGCTTTCTATGACGACTTTCTGAAGCATGATTGCACCATCGAAGAGATTGAAGAATACGAACCACACATAGAACAACACACGGTCGTGTATGCGGGTGTAGATTATGCAGCAATTCTTGCAGAGGCCGAAAGGGAGACTGATGTTATTGTATGGGACGGTGGCAATAATGACACCCCTTTCTACGTGCCCGACATCCATATTACCGTTGTTGATCCGCACCGGCCCGGACATGAACTCATCTATTATCCCGGAGAAACCAACCTTCTCATGGCAGATATTGTTGTGATTAGCAAAGAAGACACTGCAAAGCCAGAAAATATAAGCCTTGTTAAAAGACATATAAAACAGTCAAATCCAGAAGCTGCCATTGTAGATGCCGCATTACCGATAAACGTTGAAAAACCCGAACTCATAAAAGGCAAGCGTGCACTGGTTATTGAGGATGGCCCAACCCTGACACACGGAGGTATGTCATTCGGCGCCGGAGTTCTTGCTGCAAAACAGTATGGTGCAATGGAGATCGTCGACCCAAGGCCTTACGCGGTAGGGTCAATTGTCGAAACTTTTGGGAAATATCCACAGATGGGCAACCTCTTACCCGCCATGGGTTATGGGCATGCGCAGATGGAAGAGTTACGTGAAACGATACATCGCACTCCGTGTGACATCGTAATTATCGGCACACCTATCGACTTAAGAAAACTCATACCCATCGACAAACCAACCGACCGGGTTCGGTATAATTTACAGGAAATAAGTACACCTACACTCAAAGAACTCCTTGAAACAAGGCTACGATGA